A genomic segment from Maniola jurtina chromosome 9, ilManJurt1.1, whole genome shotgun sequence encodes:
- the LOC123868569 gene encoding protein CC2D2B isoform X2 produces MNDEQIELQCFNKNKLNQSDSEEYHEISNAALQETLFSPKRPVTPVKEYDFFTNHDTGTLKKQSTKKKKKRKVNRPRTITDVISSELASTQLLIENNIMVDADDRVSHLEKKSRIHQILNSTGFRNEDAENGLNCLQTDHISPVFPRVLENNASKEASISVQYIEPLLFSDVVTEYIQSGTKQTPKFLDIILKNIRFKHHHEFSLEKLCSLKLIEYYEKYQNTTNIIKDIIKKIDVNKRTRISLKEKLLKISPNRKEDIRYDTNILKYTKIMLEWKKKYYRTLEEQRENVHRIISIWADIEMIREKSGLTKTDYLLEITNNKIEQDEFEKQWNQVFETEYSDMIIKIEYDFINSYLEYKDLKHQSDKGDEKNKITKPKLEIDYEKLKVNVESIVNLIVVKNNIDLLLKRDESLMSNACNNRKTSIMNNYCFKIYVDDVFVCESDNYMCKQDQSEIDFIEYLSIEILPHNKSLSIALFENDEKMTSFQIMLADTKKSTLETSLKYNFVFAKTEEPSSKYIGCGFDIKEIAAKNKVRLKSSNIFKGKLWTNCDLNIQLDWNDKYNNNQFESIKSQMDVGRQIKHLLLGKKEPSLNEITEIVNHLYDTNIKDNQNLMTVLKDICKTKIKTSNDFNIIENDSEMTRFKLLHLRANGGLLDLENKTVPLFTTQMSTELLSCLQKGDQKDPGYLNFVRETDNSIDVQRFIGIKFVEKLNENVTKKVNDHLLNITYKDVVRDFEDLSLRALFSNQTNLSLGAATSVSKQKLIKDCLIKEQEIYITIYKAYNLTSRSPLTITEDDNDSDNIAGFKVHPLRPLVQVSYHGLTGQTATAIGRHPSWNHTLKIKTRLEPLSTIHINIYDQCKEHLNEMSDDQSAANTIIYRKYNKWLGAINIPLHTVLSLGTVRGTFKVSVPPLIFGYENSSSKQSESTFSVLNQLMKKEISFLALQVTTSMSHLGGFQTYRQPITNVSEADFIIRHLNEFMTDYTNDFPGRNISLTFIDSTLKNKCVSEFLQAIPVPDYECFPVDPKKSESARSKSSVYSKSSSSRSSRKKSSTEDKESGSVESWKNGEIQLMKYMDAVVRYVSLIPTYEVTETHVTTLMGVELLKVLYGSPLDHTILLASYFLHLEIKCWIIIGFALPRGLSSYVLVEHFHNKILRSNDHISTSGMCGGNEGYVWYIYDAVAGERYELREIGCPLKTIWVNVQSAQDCESVSLNFNRSSDWQTVFNKPLFITRPVNESLYSKAEDVESLRSNLETKIKNKIQKWRSLVKTIWNRYCSTLLREMLPHWEYWSFNPGEPRTSPGHRFKQLMATYKIYGFPLNMPYLNSKLIISKIKSTAIHVNDDPNVEFGLGIEVYAYPNNVLSVWVFLASIIRI; encoded by the exons ATGAACGATGAACAGATAGAGCTacaatgttttaataaaaacaaattgaacCAAAGTGATTCAGAGGAGTATCATGAAATAAGTAATGCAGCATTACAAGAAACTCTATTCTCACCTAAACGCCCAGTTACACCGGTCAAAgaatatgatttttttacaaatcacGACACgggtacattaaaaaaacaatcaacaaagaagaagaaaaagagaaaAGTAAATAGACCGAGAACTATAACAGATGTAATTAGTTCGGAGCTAGCAAGCACACAACTTctgattgaaaataatattatggtagaTGCTGATGACCGGGTCAGTCATTTAGAGAAAAAATCTCGGATTCACCAAATTTTGAACTCAACCGGATTTCGAAATGAAGATGCTGAGAATGG aTTAAATTGTCTTCAAACGGATCATATCAGTCCAGTGTTTCCTCGAGTTCTTGAAAACAATGCCAGTAAAGAAGCAAGTATATCTGTGCAATATATAGAACCATTATTGTTTAGTGACGTGGTAACAGAATATATACAAAGTGGCACAAAACAAACTCCTAAATTcttagatattatattaaaaaatataagatttaagCATCACCACGAGTTTTCTCTCGAAAAATTATGctctttaaaattaattgagtattatgaaaaatatcagaacactactaatataataaaagacATTATTAAGAAAATTGACGTTAACAAAAGAACAAGAATaagtttaaaagaaaaattgcttaaaataagTCCAAACAGAAAAGAAGATATAAGATATGATACAAATATACTAAAGTATACGAAAATCATGCTAGAATGGAAGAAGAAGTATTATCGCACCTTAGAAGAACAGAGAGAAAATGTTCATCGAATTATTTCTATCTGGGCAGATATTGAAATGATCAGAGAAAAATCTGGCCTGACTAAAACAGATTACTTACTGgaaattacaaataataaaatagaacaAGATGAATTTGAAAAACAATGGAACCAAGTTTTTGAGACGGAATATTCTGATATGATAATTAAAATTGAGTACGATTTTATAAATAGCTACCTTGAATACAAAGATTTAAAACATCAAAGTGATAAAGgtgatgaaaaaaataaaataacgaaacCTAAATTAGAAATTGACTATGAAAAGCTAAAAGTAAATGTTGAATCCATAGTAAATTTAATTGTAGTAAAAAATAACATTGATTTGTTGTTAAAAAGAGATGAAAGTTTGATGAGCAATGCATGTAATAACAGAAAAACTTCAATTATGAATAACTATTGCTTTAAGATCTACGTAGACGATGTTTTTGTTTGTGAATCAGATAATTATATGTGTAAGCAGGATCAAAGTGAAATAGATTTTATCGAATATTTATCCATAGAAATACTCCCGCATAATAAATCTTTGAGTATTGCTTTATTTGAAAACGATGAAAAAATGACTTCGTTTCAAATTATGCTTGCTGATACAAAGAAAAGTACTCTTGAGACTagtttaaaatacaattttgttTTTGCCAAGACTGAAGAACCCAGCAGTAAGTACATCGGCTGTGGATTTGACATTAAAGAAATTGCTGCAAAAAATAAAGTCAGATTGAAATCAAGCAATATCTTCAAAGGAAAATTATGGACTAACTGTGATCTTAATATTCAACTCGATTGGAATGATAAGTACAATAACAATCAATTTGAATCTATAAAGTCACAAATGGACGTAGGGCGACAAATTAAGCATTTACTTCTTGGTAAGAAGGAGCCAAGTCTCAACGAAATAACAGAAATAGTAAATCATTTGTATGATACAAATATTAAAGATAACCAAAATCTAATGACTGTACTTAAGGATATTtgcaaaactaaaattaaaaccaGTAATGATTTCAATATTATTGAAAATGATTCAGAAATGACTCGATTCAAACTATTACATTTAAGAGCTAATGGAGGGCTTTTGGATTTAGAGAATAAAACTGTCCCTTTGTTTACAACTCAAATGTCAACTGAGCTGTTAAGCTGTTTACAAAAGGGTGATCAGAAAGATCCCGgttatcttaactttgtaagGGAAACGGATAATTCAATCGATGTGCAAAGATTTATAGGGATAAAATTTGTAGAAAAGCTTAACGAAAATGTTACGAAAAAAGTAAATGACCATCTTCTAAATATTACGTATAAAGATGTTGTAAGAGATTTTGAAGATTTGAGTTTAAG AGCTCTTTTTTCAAACCAAACAAACCTATCTTTGGGTGCAGCGACTAGTGtatcaaaacaaaaacttaTTAAAGATTGTTTGATAAAGGAGCAAGAAATTTACATAACAATATACAAAGCATACAACTTGACGAGCAGGAGTCCCCTTACAATAACGGAAGATGACAACGATAGTGATAATATTGCCG GTTTTAAGGTTCATCCACTTCGACCATTAGTTCAAGTGAGCTACCATGGTTTAACTGGTCAAACCGCTACAGCTATTGGTCGCCATCCCTCTTGGAACCATACTCTCAAAATTAAAACAAG ATTGGAACCGTTATCAACAATCCATATAAATATTTACGATCAATGCAAGGAGCATCTTAACGAAATGTCCGATGATCAATCTGCTGCAAATACCATCATTTACCGAAAATATAACAAATGGCTTGGAGCTATCAACATACCGTTACACACCGTACTGAGTTTGGGAACT gTCAGAGGCACATTCAAAGTGAGCGTACCGCCATTAATATTTGGCTATGAAAACTCTTCTTCTAAACAATCAGAATCAACGTTCTCGGTACTAAATCAACTGATGAAGAAAGAAATATCGTTTTTAGCTTTACAAGTTACGACAAGCATGTCACATTTAGGAGGATTTCAGACCTATCGCCAACCAATTACAAATGTTTCTGAAGCTGATTTTATTATACGGCATCTAAATGAATTTATGACAGACTATACTAATGATTTTCCTGGGAGAAATATATCGTTAACTTTCATTGATAGCACACTGAAGAACAAGTGCGTTTCGGAGTTTTTGCAAGCAATCCCTGTTCCAGACTATGAATGTTTTCCAGTAGATCCAAAGAAATCCGAATCCGCTAGGTCAAAAAGCTCTGTCTATTCAAAGAGTTCCTCCTCAAGAAGTAGCAGAAAAAAGTCTTCAACAGAAGACAAGGAATCAGGAAGTGTTGAAAGTTGGAAAAATGGTGAAATCCAGTTGATGAAATATATGGATGCGGTTGTCAGATACGTCTCCCTAATACCGACGTATGAAGTCACGGAAACTCATGTCACCACTTTGATGGGAGTG GAACTTCTGAAAGTGCTATACGGTTCTCCACTAGACCACACAATATTACTAGCTAGTTATTTCCTCCATTTAGAAATCAAATGCTGGATCATTATCGGGTTTGCCTTGCCACGTGGTCTAAGCAGCTATGTTTTAGTAGAGCACTTCCATAATAAGATATTAAGAAGTAACGATCACATCAGCACAAGTGGTATGTGTGGTGGAAATGAAGGATATGTCTGGTACATTTATGATGCTGTTGCTGGGGAGAGATACGAGTTGAGAGAAATCGGATGTCCTTTGAAAACA ATATGGGTCAATGTTCAGTCAGCGCAAGATTGTGAAAGCGTGTCTCTTAATTTCAACAGGTCATCAGACTGGCAAACT GTATTCAACAAACCCTTATTTATTACAAGACCTGTTAACGAAAGTTTGTACAGTAAGGCGGAAGATGTAGAAAGTCTGCGATCAAACTTGGAAACAAAAATCAAGAATAAGATTCAAAAATGGCGATCGCTCGTCAAGACTATTTGGAATAG ATATTGCAGCACTCTGTTGCGAGAAATGCTGCCCCACTGGGAATATTGGTCATTTAATCCAGGGGAGCCGCGAACAAGCCCCGGCCATCGTTTCAAACAACTTATGGCTACCTACAAG ATCTACGGTTTCCCGCTTAACATGCCGTATTTAAATTCGAAGCTCATAATTTCCAAGATAAAATCCACAGCAATACACGTAAACGATGACCCAAACGTGGAATTTGGTTTAGGCATTGAAGTTTACGCTTATCCTAACAATGTTTTAAGTGTTTGGGTATTTCTAGCTAGTATTATTAGAATTTAA
- the LOC123868569 gene encoding protein CC2D2B isoform X1 translates to MNDEQIELQCFNKNKLNQSDSEEYHEISNAALQETLFSPKRPVTPVKEYDFFTNHDTGTLKKQSTKKKKKRKVNRPRTITDVISSELASTQLLIENNIMVDADDRVSHLEKKSRIHQILNSTGFRNEDAENGLNCLQTDHISPVFPRVLENNASKEASISVQYIEPLLFSDVVTEYIQSGTKQTPKFLDIILKNIRFKHHHEFSLEKLCSLKLIEYYEKYQNTTNIIKDIIKKIDVNKRTRISLKEKLLKISPNRKEDIRYDTNILKYTKIMLEWKKKYYRTLEEQRENVHRIISIWADIEMIREKSGLTKTDYLLEITNNKIEQDEFEKQWNQVFETEYSDMIIKIEYDFINSYLEYKDLKHQSDKGDEKNKITKPKLEIDYEKLKVNVESIVNLIVVKNNIDLLLKRDESLMSNACNNRKTSIMNNYCFKIYVDDVFVCESDNYMCKQDQSEIDFIEYLSIEILPHNKSLSIALFENDEKMTSFQIMLADTKKSTLETSLKYNFVFAKTEEPSSKYIGCGFDIKEIAAKNKVRLKSSNIFKGKLWTNCDLNIQLDWNDKYNNNQFESIKSQMDVGRQIKHLLLGKKEPSLNEITEIVNHLYDTNIKDNQNLMTVLKDICKTKIKTSNDFNIIENDSEMTRFKLLHLRANGGLLDLENKTVPLFTTQMSTELLSCLQKGDQKDPGYLNFVRETDNSIDVQRFIGIKFVEKLNENVTKKVNDHLLNITYKDVVRDFEDLSLRALFSNQTNLSLGAATSVSKQKLIKDCLIKEQEIYITIYKAYNLTSRSPLTITEDDNDSDNIAGFKVHPLRPLVQVSYHGLTGQTATAIGRHPSWNHTLKIKTRLEPLSTIHINIYDQCKEHLNEMSDDQSAANTIIYRKYNKWLGAINIPLHTVLSLGTVRGTFKVSVPPLIFGYENSSSKQSESTFSVLNQLMKKEISFLALQVTTSMSHLGGFQTYRQPITNVSEADFIIRHLNEFMTDYTNDFPGRNISLTFIDSTLKNKCVSEFLQAIPVPDYECFPVDPKKSESARSKSSVYSKSSSSRSSRKKSSTEDKESGSVESWKNGEIQLMKYMDAVVRYVSLIPTYEVTETHVTTLMGVELLKVLYGSPLDHTILLASYFLHLEIKCWIIIGFALPRGLSSYVLVEHFHNKILRSNDHISTSGMCGGNEGYVWYIYDAVAGERYELREIGCPLKTVSYVFDSENIWVNVQSAQDCESVSLNFNRSSDWQTVFNKPLFITRPVNESLYSKAEDVESLRSNLETKIKNKIQKWRSLVKTIWNRYCSTLLREMLPHWEYWSFNPGEPRTSPGHRFKQLMATYKIYGFPLNMPYLNSKLIISKIKSTAIHVNDDPNVEFGLGIEVYAYPNNVLSVWVFLASIIRI, encoded by the exons ATGAACGATGAACAGATAGAGCTacaatgttttaataaaaacaaattgaacCAAAGTGATTCAGAGGAGTATCATGAAATAAGTAATGCAGCATTACAAGAAACTCTATTCTCACCTAAACGCCCAGTTACACCGGTCAAAgaatatgatttttttacaaatcacGACACgggtacattaaaaaaacaatcaacaaagaagaagaaaaagagaaaAGTAAATAGACCGAGAACTATAACAGATGTAATTAGTTCGGAGCTAGCAAGCACACAACTTctgattgaaaataatattatggtagaTGCTGATGACCGGGTCAGTCATTTAGAGAAAAAATCTCGGATTCACCAAATTTTGAACTCAACCGGATTTCGAAATGAAGATGCTGAGAATGG aTTAAATTGTCTTCAAACGGATCATATCAGTCCAGTGTTTCCTCGAGTTCTTGAAAACAATGCCAGTAAAGAAGCAAGTATATCTGTGCAATATATAGAACCATTATTGTTTAGTGACGTGGTAACAGAATATATACAAAGTGGCACAAAACAAACTCCTAAATTcttagatattatattaaaaaatataagatttaagCATCACCACGAGTTTTCTCTCGAAAAATTATGctctttaaaattaattgagtattatgaaaaatatcagaacactactaatataataaaagacATTATTAAGAAAATTGACGTTAACAAAAGAACAAGAATaagtttaaaagaaaaattgcttaaaataagTCCAAACAGAAAAGAAGATATAAGATATGATACAAATATACTAAAGTATACGAAAATCATGCTAGAATGGAAGAAGAAGTATTATCGCACCTTAGAAGAACAGAGAGAAAATGTTCATCGAATTATTTCTATCTGGGCAGATATTGAAATGATCAGAGAAAAATCTGGCCTGACTAAAACAGATTACTTACTGgaaattacaaataataaaatagaacaAGATGAATTTGAAAAACAATGGAACCAAGTTTTTGAGACGGAATATTCTGATATGATAATTAAAATTGAGTACGATTTTATAAATAGCTACCTTGAATACAAAGATTTAAAACATCAAAGTGATAAAGgtgatgaaaaaaataaaataacgaaacCTAAATTAGAAATTGACTATGAAAAGCTAAAAGTAAATGTTGAATCCATAGTAAATTTAATTGTAGTAAAAAATAACATTGATTTGTTGTTAAAAAGAGATGAAAGTTTGATGAGCAATGCATGTAATAACAGAAAAACTTCAATTATGAATAACTATTGCTTTAAGATCTACGTAGACGATGTTTTTGTTTGTGAATCAGATAATTATATGTGTAAGCAGGATCAAAGTGAAATAGATTTTATCGAATATTTATCCATAGAAATACTCCCGCATAATAAATCTTTGAGTATTGCTTTATTTGAAAACGATGAAAAAATGACTTCGTTTCAAATTATGCTTGCTGATACAAAGAAAAGTACTCTTGAGACTagtttaaaatacaattttgttTTTGCCAAGACTGAAGAACCCAGCAGTAAGTACATCGGCTGTGGATTTGACATTAAAGAAATTGCTGCAAAAAATAAAGTCAGATTGAAATCAAGCAATATCTTCAAAGGAAAATTATGGACTAACTGTGATCTTAATATTCAACTCGATTGGAATGATAAGTACAATAACAATCAATTTGAATCTATAAAGTCACAAATGGACGTAGGGCGACAAATTAAGCATTTACTTCTTGGTAAGAAGGAGCCAAGTCTCAACGAAATAACAGAAATAGTAAATCATTTGTATGATACAAATATTAAAGATAACCAAAATCTAATGACTGTACTTAAGGATATTtgcaaaactaaaattaaaaccaGTAATGATTTCAATATTATTGAAAATGATTCAGAAATGACTCGATTCAAACTATTACATTTAAGAGCTAATGGAGGGCTTTTGGATTTAGAGAATAAAACTGTCCCTTTGTTTACAACTCAAATGTCAACTGAGCTGTTAAGCTGTTTACAAAAGGGTGATCAGAAAGATCCCGgttatcttaactttgtaagGGAAACGGATAATTCAATCGATGTGCAAAGATTTATAGGGATAAAATTTGTAGAAAAGCTTAACGAAAATGTTACGAAAAAAGTAAATGACCATCTTCTAAATATTACGTATAAAGATGTTGTAAGAGATTTTGAAGATTTGAGTTTAAG AGCTCTTTTTTCAAACCAAACAAACCTATCTTTGGGTGCAGCGACTAGTGtatcaaaacaaaaacttaTTAAAGATTGTTTGATAAAGGAGCAAGAAATTTACATAACAATATACAAAGCATACAACTTGACGAGCAGGAGTCCCCTTACAATAACGGAAGATGACAACGATAGTGATAATATTGCCG GTTTTAAGGTTCATCCACTTCGACCATTAGTTCAAGTGAGCTACCATGGTTTAACTGGTCAAACCGCTACAGCTATTGGTCGCCATCCCTCTTGGAACCATACTCTCAAAATTAAAACAAG ATTGGAACCGTTATCAACAATCCATATAAATATTTACGATCAATGCAAGGAGCATCTTAACGAAATGTCCGATGATCAATCTGCTGCAAATACCATCATTTACCGAAAATATAACAAATGGCTTGGAGCTATCAACATACCGTTACACACCGTACTGAGTTTGGGAACT gTCAGAGGCACATTCAAAGTGAGCGTACCGCCATTAATATTTGGCTATGAAAACTCTTCTTCTAAACAATCAGAATCAACGTTCTCGGTACTAAATCAACTGATGAAGAAAGAAATATCGTTTTTAGCTTTACAAGTTACGACAAGCATGTCACATTTAGGAGGATTTCAGACCTATCGCCAACCAATTACAAATGTTTCTGAAGCTGATTTTATTATACGGCATCTAAATGAATTTATGACAGACTATACTAATGATTTTCCTGGGAGAAATATATCGTTAACTTTCATTGATAGCACACTGAAGAACAAGTGCGTTTCGGAGTTTTTGCAAGCAATCCCTGTTCCAGACTATGAATGTTTTCCAGTAGATCCAAAGAAATCCGAATCCGCTAGGTCAAAAAGCTCTGTCTATTCAAAGAGTTCCTCCTCAAGAAGTAGCAGAAAAAAGTCTTCAACAGAAGACAAGGAATCAGGAAGTGTTGAAAGTTGGAAAAATGGTGAAATCCAGTTGATGAAATATATGGATGCGGTTGTCAGATACGTCTCCCTAATACCGACGTATGAAGTCACGGAAACTCATGTCACCACTTTGATGGGAGTG GAACTTCTGAAAGTGCTATACGGTTCTCCACTAGACCACACAATATTACTAGCTAGTTATTTCCTCCATTTAGAAATCAAATGCTGGATCATTATCGGGTTTGCCTTGCCACGTGGTCTAAGCAGCTATGTTTTAGTAGAGCACTTCCATAATAAGATATTAAGAAGTAACGATCACATCAGCACAAGTGGTATGTGTGGTGGAAATGAAGGATATGTCTGGTACATTTATGATGCTGTTGCTGGGGAGAGATACGAGTTGAGAGAAATCGGATGTCCTTTGAAAACAGTGAGTTATGTGTTCGACTCGGAAAAT ATATGGGTCAATGTTCAGTCAGCGCAAGATTGTGAAAGCGTGTCTCTTAATTTCAACAGGTCATCAGACTGGCAAACT GTATTCAACAAACCCTTATTTATTACAAGACCTGTTAACGAAAGTTTGTACAGTAAGGCGGAAGATGTAGAAAGTCTGCGATCAAACTTGGAAACAAAAATCAAGAATAAGATTCAAAAATGGCGATCGCTCGTCAAGACTATTTGGAATAG ATATTGCAGCACTCTGTTGCGAGAAATGCTGCCCCACTGGGAATATTGGTCATTTAATCCAGGGGAGCCGCGAACAAGCCCCGGCCATCGTTTCAAACAACTTATGGCTACCTACAAG ATCTACGGTTTCCCGCTTAACATGCCGTATTTAAATTCGAAGCTCATAATTTCCAAGATAAAATCCACAGCAATACACGTAAACGATGACCCAAACGTGGAATTTGGTTTAGGCATTGAAGTTTACGCTTATCCTAACAATGTTTTAAGTGTTTGGGTATTTCTAGCTAGTATTATTAGAATTTAA